A single window of Candidatus Thermoplasmatota archaeon DNA harbors:
- a CDS encoding DUF5320 domain-containing protein, which produces MRRDAAGTTDMCYAESGSDWVRRRYWTREERKRWLEEYAAALEGELKGVRERIQELSAA; this is translated from the coding sequence TTGCGGCGCGACGCCGCAGGAACGACCGACATGTGCTACGCAGAATCGGGCAGCGACTGGGTCCGTCGAAGGTATTGGACGCGCGAGGAGCGCAAGCGGTGGCTCGAAGAATACGCCGCCGCGCTCGAGGGAGAGCTCAAGGGCGTGCGGGAGCGCATCCAGGAACTCTCCGCCGCGTGA
- a CDS encoding MarR family transcriptional regulator, producing the protein MSRERDLHLERPTRVADALPDRELSILTELAREGDARVAFQGLRRRLDVHQQALVRTLRRLESRGLVARDPAGYRLTEAGFAALEGRSVSPVPGASITLVSALLPPHVEAEAVAELLGRRWFRGLRWYGQSGGPGEIVLTWTTEAEGARVRVRAGAGTVTVESDVPPGGHPRFAGAHAVLSAIAELYGLAPPGPSESLVTIAGDAPGFAA; encoded by the coding sequence ATGTCGCGAGAGCGAGACCTCCACCTCGAACGCCCGACACGCGTTGCCGACGCGCTCCCCGACCGCGAGCTTTCGATCCTCACGGAGCTCGCGCGCGAGGGCGACGCGCGCGTCGCGTTCCAGGGCCTGCGCCGGCGGCTCGACGTGCACCAGCAGGCGCTCGTGCGGACGCTGCGACGGCTCGAATCGCGCGGCCTCGTCGCGCGCGACCCCGCCGGCTACCGCCTCACGGAGGCCGGCTTCGCGGCGCTCGAGGGCCGTTCCGTGTCCCCCGTCCCCGGAGCGTCCATCACGCTCGTGTCCGCGCTCCTCCCTCCGCACGTCGAGGCCGAGGCGGTCGCGGAGCTCTTGGGCCGCCGATGGTTCCGCGGCCTGCGTTGGTATGGCCAGTCGGGAGGGCCGGGCGAGATCGTGCTCACGTGGACGACCGAGGCCGAAGGCGCGCGCGTCCGCGTGCGCGCGGGCGCCGGGACCGTCACCGTTGAATCCGACGTGCCGCCCGGGGGCCACCCGCGCTTCGCCGGCGCGCACGCGGTGCTCTCCGCCATCGCCGAGCTGTACGGCCTCGCGCCCCCCGGGCCCTCGGAATCCCTCGTGACGATCGCGGGCGACGCCCCCGGCTTCGCGGCGTGA